The Nicotiana sylvestris chromosome 6, ASM39365v2, whole genome shotgun sequence genomic sequence GAGTGGGCTTCCAACCTAAAGAAGGTCccgccagcaagattattagcagagcaGCGTTCTCCCCAGAAAGGGATCCAACGAGATTGCAGTCCTTTCTTCTATAGTCAGACGACGTGCGATGACATTCTCTTAGGGACACCGTCCCCAAGAAAGGTTCAATAGAGGGAGGAGGACACGGGATACAGTGATATACGCGGTGAAATCATAAGACTTGATTTCTTGCTATCAAGACATTTTAGAAGCATGCCCCGGGACCCTGAGGGCGGGAGGCCGTGACCGATTTCTCGGCCTCGAGGCTCGTCGAAGCCCGATTTGGAGGAAACTAGGAACGAATCCAGGACAAAGGGGGAAGCCCCCTAGGCACATGGCTACGTCTAACAGGctcggcctatccagagcctatgctgaggaatcacgtctagccgtcccatccccacatctttacatttaatgcactctgtaccataccgtgttccctcgcctatataaggggaacccataccATTTTGTTAGGGGCTAATGTTTCTCCATTTCtctacaagtgcaataatatctctctctctctttttttcttctaagTTGTTCTCTCTCACTAGCCCGAGGCCGCTTTAGCATTTATCATTCTCTTATTTGTTCTTCACTACTTTGCTCAATATTGGTAACATAGAGCCTTGCTCAATCATATCCCTGCCGGTTATCCCATTATCGACTGCCCCGATAGTTCGGGATCGATATTAacgccgaccccgaggtcccatcgaccatctaTGCACCCGGGAAACAGccccctttggtttgattactgcctcgttttagctcgGTTTTAATCATTATACTTAGCATTctcagcatcaactgctctaaaaactagctcgggaatagatcacgtatttttagaatcccatttataacttttattgttgttaccatttttacagtaaaaattttggcgcccaccgtggggctaaaaataatagtgattattttcttgctgataTCGTCACACAAACAcacgttatctttcacactttttcttgcccaagatcttttgatttcaggataACGCCCAACTCGGTAAGCAGAATCGAGAACGACTACCCCGAAAGTCACAGGGAAGACAGTATGGCTGCTCCAGAGGTTGGCGCGACTCCGCAGGACCCCAGTAATGCATTTGGATCGATTCAAGCGGACACGGGCTTGCAAGGCGTGCAACAGGTCAACAAAGCCTCGTGCACCAATGGTAGCACACAACGTGTTGACCAACagaaagctcaaaaaaccccggcccggGTAGAATAGGAAgctagtcttcatgttatttttgaaatgttgtaggcatGACAGTTGGCCATCGCGACTGCAAAGTTTCTCAGAGACTCCCAACGCAGTAGCGCTAGAAATATCTCCTTACGTCGAGctagtacccgagagatcaagtaATGATGTATCAGTAACCGACTCCGCTGCAGTGAGGATGCTTGGGAATCTCTTCGAAAGGATCAAATTAGGTTCGTGGAAGCTCTTACAACAACCGTATCCCGAGTAAACGGTCCCAGAACTCGCTTCATAGAAATCCGGAACGGCGAAACTCCCTAGGTGCGACAGGACCACGGATCCCTACGGGTGCACCACCACTTGTGCGTGCTCGTTCAGAGGCAGCGACCTccaagatgatgagttcgagcccgtCTCGCTGAGGAAGTTCGAAGAAACTCTCTGGAAAGAAACCATGACACAATGCCTTTGCCTGACACCTGGCCTCACAGACTCGCTTACCATACCAGCGTGGTCTTCCGCGAAAGCAtgcgccggtgccatcaaagaaGTATCGAGAGGGCCTGATACACCTGAGGATGAACGAAGAAGAAATGAAATGCCGCGGGAAGCCGCACCCCATTCCATGATACGACGAAAAAGATCGCTCCTAGTTTCGGATGATCAGGCAACACAGGCCTTCACCCGAATCCTAAATGAGGCATGCCCAACGACTCTAAGACATTTCAAGCGAAGCCTAATCAGATACCCAACCGAGGTCTGGTTCGATGCCCGCACCCGACACCAGCCCCAAATCGGGGCTGTAGACAACTGTCTGGGAACCTCCTCGGGTTCGGTATATCCAAGTAGACTCCCGGCAAAGAAGCTGATGCTAGATAGATGGAGGTATCATCCATGCGCCGCAAATGGAAGGAACGACtcgagatgcaacctacctcTCAACAATAGGGAAATAGCTCGGGGACAACACCTTCGACGAACCTCCAATGGAACCAGATTCAACAAGGCACAGCTGGCAGGGAAACCCCGCCTAGCCGAGTACGATTTCAGCATTGCCATAGCAAACATCGTGATCGCCATAAGCGAAACCAGGAATGCCAGGCGGCTCAgacctattcgaccaagaccTCTTCAAAAGAACAATGGCCCGACACAAGAACCGCGGGGCGTGCGGGGTCACCGGCTCAAAAGAACAACAACCATACTATTCTATAGAGATTGCAACCAAGTATCATCGAGCGGTCAGGCTCGAGTCCAGCTCTAAAGGAGGAAGGAGATCGGAAAAAATGAAGCTGACAAGCCACGGTGTATTGCCACGACGATAAAGGGGCAGCGACACCTTCAAAGATCCATAAAGTGTAGAGTGAAAGTGCTCATCACCGGGAAAAGACGGGTCCAGGGAATATACCTGAAGGACACCCATGCATCCAAGGAAAGAGATGTCGAGATTTCACCTTGGCCTCGTATTAACACGTTGGTAACCCCTTCCTTCATTTGACCTATTTTAAATAAAACATATTTTCATGAATACAGGTGGTTCGATCAATTATACTGACGATGTCAGGCCAAAGCCAATAGGGAAGTTCGGACTAACGAACCAAATCACTCCCATACCTCGAATCTTTGATGGATTCAAGACGCCGATCGCCATAACGATCAAGAAGGCCGCTCCCTCTATACAGCCCGCCTGAGCTCGGGCTGGAATGCCGAGCCCGCAAAACATGGATGTTCCATTCAAAGGAAAACGGGCATACCCCCCGGAGGCGACTTCGACCCCACTTAgccaaagggatgaaactccCCGATAGAGGTGGGACTAAAGCATTCGACAAGAAGCTACGCGCGACgagaggaaatccctcaccacatgaccCATCGCTGGCATCAATGCCTCCACCCTCGaagggatcaaagggtaagcagaACCACATCTTCGACCAAGCCTGGTTGAACATAGCAGAAAGCTGTATCATGGCTCAAGCCTCAAAACGTCGCCTGCGCATCCCGCATCAAGAAAGAACTACTCTGCTcctttgttgtttcttttcttttactaaCCTATATGCAGGCAATCAGCCGAGGCATTCTGAAGTTCTGAACTCCACTCGGAGATCCTGCAGACGCTCCGGATCTCCGAGTGGGCTTCCAACATAAAGAAGGTCCcaccagcaagattattagcagagcaGCGTACTCCCCAGAAAGGGATCTAACGAGATTGCAGTCCTTTCTTCTATAGTCAGACGACATGCGATGACCTTCTCTTAGGGATACTGTCCCCCCAGAGAGGCCAATAAATGGCGGTCTAAGCTTCAAAATAGAATCATGTAAATATATCAGATGATCGGAGGAGCAGTGCCCATGCGGGCCGAGATCACAACAACGGGACAACATGTATTTGTAGCATATATTTGCGCCAAGCAACAAAGAATACCTTTTCGGCATTTCATACTTCGAAAAAGGCTATTTCAGCATATTCACTGGGAAGGCCTCTCCGCCAAAtacgtcccgagatactcggagacttaaacAATTCAGTGCCCACACGACCCTAGGGTTGGAACTCCAGGCTCATCAAGCCCCTATACGGCAACTTCAGGCTCATCAAGCCCCTATAAGGCAACTCCGGGCTCATCAAGCCCTAGAAGGTAACTCCAAGCTCATGAGAAgaggtcttcaagcttaaacaaactcgatgaatCGGATACTGCCATTGATCGCCATACGATtggaaaacccaaaactgtaagacccctagcgggcaatctcggtgtaaccagatctattatacatgacaaacaaactgtaagacctcaataggcatgacaaactgtaagacctcaataggctagacaaactgtaagacctcaatagacatgacaaactgtaagacctaaacatgcatgaaaatcccaaagtttaggctatacgtcacatttgttagaatccctaaagggcatactcTCGACGTAGACGCCTAAGCTCTCacttgggatcaaaaatggctacgaccaaacacatatgactatgatcaaaatggctgatacagccaaaataGCGCTGCTCGAGGATGCCCGACTTTTGctaaaaatcgcaggccactaatccgaatatacttcagaaagaaccggCTAAAACAGGCTTTCCTCAATAGGCAAAAACAAGCTCCaaccatgtcggctccaaattgcaggagcgtcgatctactcgacctatgagctataaaccttacgaggtgctcaaAATATCGCcaacaacaacttgaaatcgaggttcctttGGAACCGACGACAGGTTaagtaaaaataaattaaaagaccttaacgagcggaaacaaagcctacaaaaatgcccacgggcaaaaacagcgtaagagccattatcgccagctaagcaagcctatagGCCTCATATttaaaggtctctacgaccaaacagcgtaagagccattgtcgcccgcTAAAAATCTTGACAaattgaggattaaaatgagcttgaatcataacccgatttggagaccgAATCcataatagttaactatgcaagcctccgggccacatactaaaaggtctcaacgaccaaacggCACAAGTGACACTGTCAGCAACTAGAAACTCAAGGGAATTTAAGGATTGATTACAGCTcaatcgcaatgcgactcagaTACTGGACCCTAATattgcaatatgcctaagggcacgacataagtGCCACTATCGTCCGCcaggaaatcaaggaaatttaagggccgattacagctcgaatcgcaatgcgactcggataCTGGACCCGGAagctgcaatatgcctaagggcatggcATAACTACCACTATCTCCGGCCGAGTAAACCTCCGGGACACGCGCCCGTGCGGTCACTTCGACCCAGAGCACAAAGGACCATCATCAttcgcccatgcaggcaggaaagagcttgagggtcaattgaaccTCGAGTTACAATGCTACTCGAAGACTGGACCTAAAAGAGTTGGAACGGAAAATGCCTAAGGGCAAGAGATAAAAACGACTACTACCTACCCGCACGAGCACAAAAAATTGGAGGATAAGAAGGGTCGAGTCGGAGCCCGACTTGAAAACTAAGCCTAAACAGCCGAGCAAAGCATGGAGACCCCAGCACCTGCTTGCACCAAGGATCACACTTAAAGAGCTCCCGGGTCTGACCGATCCGTTTCGGACCTATGAAGATCTCGCCAAACACCAAAACCAGCCTACCCGATCAAAAGCGACAACAGAAAAAAGGTACAAGAGACAAAGCGACAAAAAGCGCATCAATAAGAAGTGACCAAGCGTCACtctcgtccgcccttgctcgagccaattcctctgagagaacgaagccctttgcaccgacctcctcgagtacctctaTCCGGGATATACAACAAACATATTCCTCAATCCTTTTCTCCTGGTCGAGGGCTCGCTTTTgctcggcttgggcatcagcaACATCTTTCGTGCTAATTTCCATCTCACGATCAGCCCTGGTTCGGCTTAATGCCGCTTCTGCCCAGTCATCAATTATCTCGGCtctgaccttcgagagatcagacTCGAGTTTCTCAAGCATATCCGCTTTAACTTTGGTGTTGTCATGAGTCAAACTgagttggacctcgaaggcaGGGACTTTAGCCGAGGCGCtcatctcctctaaagcttgagcctgcacttgAGCCCTTAGCTCCTCGCAAGAAACTCTAACGCGGTTGACGTCGCCTTTGAGGAACTCCAAGGCCTCcgcctttttctgcaactgatacGGCAAAAGGGAGTTAGCCTTGAGGTTAGAAAGGAGCAAAACACGTACTAtaggaagttacctgctccatcaaatagctctcatagttcGAGCTCAGATATGCCTCATATAGCCAATGCTgcaactcaacttccttctcttTGCTAAGGAGCCTAAAGGATTCGCCCTCATCCAGAATTTTCTGGAGCTTGGACCCTTGACAGAGCAACTCAGACCTAAGCCTATCACATGCTTGCATAAGAAAGGTTCAATAGAGGGAGGAGGACACGGGATCAAGGATGTACGCAgcgaaatcagaagacttgatttcttgcTATCAAGACATTTCGGAAGCATGCCCCAAGGACCTTGAGGGCGGGAGGCCGCGATCAAGTTCTCGTCCTCGAGGCTCGTCGAAGCCCGACTGGGAGGAAACGAGGAACGAAGCCAGGACAAAGGGGGAAGCCCCCTAGGCACAAAGCTATGATTAACAGGCCCGGCCTATCCGGAGCCTATGCTGAGGAATCACGTCTAGCCTTTGCATCCCCgcatctttacatttaatgcactctgtaccataccgtgttccctctcctatataaggggaacccataccATTTTATTAGGGGctaatgttgctccatttctctacaagtgcaataatatctttctctctcttttcttctaagttGTTCGCTCTCATTGGCCCGAGGTCGCTTTAGCATTTATCATTCTCTTATTTGTTCTTCACTACTTTGCTCAATATTGGTAACATAGAGCCTTGCTCGATCATATCCCTACCGGTTTTCCCATTCCCGACTGCCCCCGATAGTTCGGGATCGATATTAATGCCAACcccgaggtcccatcgaccatctaTGCACCCAGGCAACAGCCCCCCTTTGGTTTGATTATTGCCTCATTTTAGCTCACTTTTAATCATTATACTTAGcattcttagcattaactgctctaaaaactagctcaggaatagatcacgtattttttgaatcccatttacaaatttaattgttgttaccattttcacggtaaatagtttggcgcccaccatggggctaaaaataatagtgattattttcttgctggttttgtcACACAAACGCACGTTATCTTTCACACCTTTTCTTGCCCatgatcttttgatttcaggataATGCTCAGCTCGGTAAGCAAAATCTAGAACGAATATCCCAAAAGTCACAGCGAAGACAGTATGGCTATTCCAGAGGTTGGCGCGACACTGCAGGACCCCGATAACGCATTTGGATCGATTCAAGCGGACGCGGGCTTGCAAGGTGCGCAATAGGTCAACAAAGCCTCGTGCACCAATGGTAGCACACAGCGTGttgaccaacaagaagctcaaaaaaccccggcccgggtcgaacaggaagttagtcttcatgttatttttgaaatgttgcaggcatgaCAGTTGGCCATCACACGGCTGCAAAGTTGCCCGGAGACTCCCAACGCAGTAGCGCCAGGAACATCTCCTTACGTCGAGctagtacccgagagatcaagtaATGACGGATCGGTAACCGACCCCGCCGCAGTGAGGATGCTTGGGAATTTCTTCAAAAGGATCAAATCAGGTTCGTGGAAGCTCTTACAAGAAACGTCTCCCGAGGAAACGGTCCCAAAACTCGCTTCACAAAAATCCGGAACGGCGAAACTCCCTAGGTGCGACAAGACCTTGGATCCCTACGGGTGCACCACCActtgccggtgccatcaaagcagTATCGAGAGGGACACCTGAGGCCGAACGAAGCAGAAATGAAACGTCGCGGGAAGCCACACCCCATTCCCTGATAGGACGAATAAGATCGCTCCCGGTTTCGGATGATTAGGCAACACAGGCCTTCACCCAAAGCCTAAACGAAGCATGCCCAACGACTCCAAGACATTTCAAGTGAAGCCTGATCAGATACCCAACCGAGGTCTGGTTGGATGCCCACACCCGATACCAGCCCCGAATCGGGGCCGTGGACAACCGTTCGGGAACCTCCTCGGGTCTGGTATATCCAAGAAGACTCCCAGCAAAGTAGCTGATGCCAGACAGATGGAGGTATCATCCATGCCCCGCAAATGGAAGGAACAACtcgagatgcaacctacctcgcaataaTAGGGAAATAACTCGAGGACAACACCCTCAAGGAACCTCCAATGGAACCAGATTCAACAAGGCACAGTTGGTAGGGAAACCCCGCCCAGCCGAGTACGATTTCAGCATTGCCataccaaacatcgtgatcaccataagcgaaaccaggAACGCCAGGCGGCTCAgacctattcgaccaagaccccttcaaAAGAACCATGGCCCGGTGCAAGAACCGTGGGGCGTGCGGGGTCACTAGCTCAAAAGAACGACAACCACACTATTCGATAGAGATTGCAGCCAAGTATCATCGAGAGGTCAGGCTCGAGTCCAGCTCTAAGGAAGGAAGGAGATCGGGAAAAACGAAGCTGACAAGCCACGACGTATTGCCACGACGGTAAAGGGGCAGCAACACTCTTCAAAGATCCATAAAGTGTAGAGTGAAAGTGCTCATCGCTGGAAAAATACGGGTCCGGGGAATATACCTGAAGGACACCCTTGCATCCAAGGAAAGAGACGCCGAGATTTCACCTTGGCCTCGTATTAACGCGTTGGTAACCCCTTCCTTCATTTGACCtattttaaataaaacatgttTTCATAAATACAGGTGGTTCGATCAATTATACCGACAATGTCAGGCCAAAGCCAATAGGGTAGTTCGGACTAACGAACCAAATCACTCCCACACCTTGAATCTTTGATGGATTCAAGATGCCAATCGCCACAACGATCAAGAAGGTCGCTCCCTCTATACAGCCCGCCTGAGCTCGGGCTGGAACGCCGAGCACGCAAAACACGGACGTTCCATTCAAATGAAAATGGGCATACCCCCCGGAGGCGACTTCGACCCCACTTCACCGATAGAGGTGGGACTAAATCATTCGACAAGGAGCTACGCGCGACgagaggaaatccctcaccacatgaccCATCGCTGACATCAATGCCTCCACCCTCGAAGGGATCAAAGGGTGAGCagaaccacatcttcggccaagcctggTTGAACATATCAGAAAGATATATCAGGGCTCATGCCACGAAACGTCGCCTGCGCATCCCGCAGCAAGGAAGAACTACTCCGCTcctttgttgtttcttttcttttactaaCCTATATGCAGGCAATCAGTCGAGGCATTCAGAAGTTTTGAACTCCACTCGGAGATCCTGTAGAGGCCCCGGATCTCCGAGTGGGCTTCCAACATAAAGAAGGTCctgccagcaagattattagcagagcaTCGTACTCCCTAGAAAGGGATCCAACGAGATCGCAGTCCTTTTTTCTATAGTCAGACGACGTACGATGACCGTCTATTAGGGACACCGTCCCCCTGGAAAGGCTAATGAATGGTGGGCTAAGCTTCAAAACGGAATCATGTAAATAGATCAGATGATTGGAGGAGCAGCGCCCATGCGGGCCGAGCTCAAAACAACGGGACAACATGTATTTGCAAAATATATTtgcgccaagcaataaagaatacctTTTCGGCATTTCATACTTCGAAAAAGGCTATTTCAGCATATTCACTGCGAAGGCCTCTCCACCAAAtacgtcccgagatactcggagacatATTCAATTCAGTGCccacacgaccccagggtcggaactccaggcTCATCAAGCCCCTATAAGGCAACTTCGGGCTCATCAAGCCCCTATAATGCAACTCCGGGCTCATCAAGCCCCTAGAaggtaactccgagctcacgagatgcggtcttcaagcttaaacaaactcgatgaatCGGAGACTGCAGTTGATCGCCATACGATTGGAAAACCCGAAAtagtaagacccctagcgggcaacttcggcgtaaccagatctattatACATAacaaacaaactgtaagacctcaataggcatgacaaactgtaagacctcaataggctagaaaaactgtaagacctcaataggcatgataaACTGTAGGACCtaaacaggcatgaaaatcccaaagtttaggctatacgtcgcatttgttagaatccctaaagggcataccctcgacgTAGACACCTAAGCTCTCACTTGTGATaaaaaatggctacggccaaacacatatgactacgatcaaaatggctgatacaacCAAAATAACGCGGCTCGAGGACGCCCAACTTTCGCTAataatcgcaggccactactctaaatatacttcggaaagaaccggctAAAACAGGCtttcctcaacaggcaaaaacgagctccgaccatgtcggctccaaatcgcaagatcgtcgatctactcgacctatgagctatgaaccttatgtggtgctcgaaacatcgccgacaacgacttgaaatcgaggttcctctggaaccgacgatgggtcaggaaaaaatactctaaaagaccttaacgagtgaaaataaagcctacaaaaaagGCCACGAGCAAAAACAGTGTAAGAGCCATGTCGCCAGTTAAGCaagcctacaggcctcaaattGAAAGGactctacgaccaaacagcgtaagagccattgttgccagctaaaaatcttgacaacttgaggattaaaatgagctcgaatcataacccgattcggagaccgaatccaaaatagttaactatgcaagcctccgggccacatactaaaaggtctcaacgaccaaactgCACAAGTGCCACTGTCGCCAACCAGATACTCAAGggaatttaagggtcgattacagctcgaatcgcaacgcgactcggagactggacccgaaagaTGCAATATACCAAAGGGCATGGCATAAGTGCCACTATCTCCAGCcaggaaatcaaggaaatttaATGGTCGACTACAGCTCGAATCACAatgcgactcagagactggacccgaaagatgcaatatgcctaagggcatggcATAAGTGCCATTGTCGCTGGCCGAGTAAACCTCCGGGCCACGCGCCCGTACGGTCACTTCAACCCAGAGCATAAAGGGAcatcatcatccgcccatgcaggcaggaaagagcttgagggtcaattgaagcttgagtcacaatgcgactcaaagactggacccaaaatagttggaacggcaaatgcccaagggcaagagaTAAAAATGACTACTACCTGCACGCACGAGCACAAAAATATTGAAGACAAGAAGGCTCGAGTCGGAGCCTGACTCGGAAACTAAGCCTAAACAGCCGGCCCCAGCACCTACTCACGTCAAGAATCATGCTTAAGAGCCCCCAGATATGTCCGATCAGTTTCGGACCTATGAGGATTTCGCTGAACACGAAAACCTGTCTGCCCGATTGAAAGCAACGACAAAAAAAGGTATAGGAGAAAAAAGCTTCAAGTTTCTTCTTATATATTACATGCGCGAAAAAGCGCATTCTCCACCTACAAGCATGCCCTACATATATCAGAAACAAAGCGACAAAACGACAAAATTTGCACTTTGTGCTAAAGGGATACAGCTTGTCAAATTCACCCTCCGTAGCGTCAATAAGAAGTGACCGAGCGTCACactcgtccgcccttgctcgagccaactcctccgatagaacgaagccccttgcatcgacctcctcgagtacctctctccGGGATCTATATTGaatatattcctcgatcctcttctcccggtCGAGGGCTCGCTTCAGCTCAGCTTGGGCATCATCAACATCTTTCATACAAGTTGCCATCTCACAATCAGCCTTGGTTCGGCGTAATGTCACTTCTTACCGGGCATCAATTATCTCGGCTCTAACCTTTGAGAGACTAGATTCAAGTTTCCCAATCATATCTGTTTGAACCTTGGCATTGTTATGAGTCAAGCTGAGTTGGACCTCAACGGCAGGGACCTTAGCCGAGGCGCTCATCTCCTCTAAAGCTCGAGCCTGCACTTGAGCCCTTAGCTCCTCGCAAGAAACTCTGATTCGGTTGACGTTACCTTTGAGGTACTCCGAGGTCTCTGCCTTTTTCTGCAACTAATACGGCAAAAAGGAGTTAGccttaaggttagaaaggagcgaAGCACGTACTATgggaagttacctgctccatcaaatagctcccATAGTTtgagctccggtacgcctca encodes the following:
- the LOC138870632 gene encoding uncharacterized protein, whose translation is MARKYCGWSDGITLQMLFLDEGIANSTNGFLSLQKKAETSEYLKGNVNRIRVSCEELRAQVQARALEEMSASAKVPAVEVQLSLTHNNAKVQTDMIGKLESSLSKVRAEIIDARLRSELLCQGSKLQKILDEGESFRLLSKEKEVELQHWLYEAYLSSNYESYLMEQANSLLPYQLQKKAEALEFLKGDVNRVRVSCEELRAQVQAQALEEMSASAKVPAFEVQLSLTHDNTKVKADMLEKLESDLSKVRAEIIDDWAEAALSRTRADREMEISTKDVADAQAEQKRALDQEKRIEEYVCCISRIEVLEEVGAKGFVLSEELARARADESDAWSLLIDALFVALSLVPFFCCRF